The genomic segment CGCGCCAGAAACCCGTGCCAGGAATGCTGCGGCCCAATGGGAGAAAATGGCTCGTGCCGGCAGCCTGGACACCGGGCACCGCGCGCACGCACTCCAGCATGCGGGAATTGAAGTTGAGGAATTCCTGAGCGGTGCGGAAACGTCCTTGCTCGGAAAGCTGCATGGACAACACATGCGGCGCGTCGAAACCCGGGTTGACGCTCGTCAGGCAGGCGAAGCTGCGGATCAGCAGTCCAGCGCAGACCAGCATCATCATCGTAAGCGCCACTTCAACGACGACGAGCGCGTTGCGACCGAAACTGCGCCCAACCGTGACCCGGCATCCGGCGTTCCTGAGCGCATCCTGCACGTCGGTACGCGCCGCTTTGAAAGCGGGAGCGAGACCGAACAGTATACCTGTGGCGAGCGACAAGGCCGTCGTGAACAAGAACACCGTCGTGTCGATTCGAATCGTCTTCAGGTTCACGTAAGTGATGGTATCGGGGAGCGCGGCAACGAGCGCGTTCATCGACCAGATGCCGATCAGCAGCCCGAGTGTTCCGCCGATCGCGGCAATGAGTGTGCTTTCGACCAGCAGCTGCCGCGCAATGCGCAGCACGCCCGCGCCCATGGCCGCCCGCACGGCAATCTCGCGTCCACGCCCTGCGGCACGCATCAACATGAGATTTGCGACATTGGCGCAGGCGATCAACAACACGAGTCCGACCGCGCCGAACAGGACCAGGAGCGGCGTGCGCACGTCGCCGATCACTTGTTCCCGCAGGCTGACCACTCTGATCTCCCACTTGCTGTTGAAGTCCGGGCGCTCCCTCCGGAGCTGCGGCATAAGCATGTCCATGTCAGCCTGGGCGCCGGCCACGGTGACGCCGTCGCGAAGTCGCGCGACGGTAAGCAGGTATCGGCCGAGCCCCAGTGATAGCAGGGTGGCTCGATCGAGAGCCATTGGCTGCCACAGATCGGCTTTCGTGAACGGAAAACGAAAGTCAGCGGGCATGACGCCGACAATCGTGGTGTTGCGGTTATTGATCCTAATTCGGCGCCCGAAAACGTTCGGATCGGCGGCGTAACGGCGCCGCCACAGGCCCTCGCCCAGTATGGCAACATTGTCGTTGCCAGGGGTGTCCTCCGACCGTGTGAACCAGCGACCGAGGATCGGCTTGACGCCGAGAATTTGAAAAAAGCCGTCGGAAACAATGAGCCTGTTCACCTGCTCCGGCTCGCCTTCGTCCGCAAGGCTCGCTCCTGTTTCCACAAGAGCGGCAATACGCTCGAAGGAATGATTCCGCGCCTGCCAATCCAGAAAGTTTACTGGATTAACGACGTTGGTTTTACCCGTCTGCGGGCTCTGCTCCCACACCATTACCAGGTGATCAGGATCTTCATACGGCATGCGCTGGAGCATGACAGCATTTACGACGCTGAAAATCGCCGTGTTGGCGCCGATACCGAGCGCGAGTGCGAGCACTGCCACGGACGTAAAGCTCGGATTTCGGCGCAGCAAGCGTCCGGCGAACCGGAGATCCCGCATCAGGTCCACAATGAGATTCATGCGTCGCATGTCGCGGCATTCCTCCTTGTGCTGCTCGATCCCACCCAGTTCGCGCAGGGCCGTGCGGCGAGCATCCTCGGGAGGCATCCCCTGTGAGACGTGTGCCTCAATCTGCTTTTCGAGATGGAAGCGGAGTTCGTCGGTCAACTCCTGCTCGACGCAATTCCTGCGAAACAGCGAACGGAATCGAAGCGGCAACTTGTATAACCATCGCATCATGTTGATCCCACCTCACATGGTTTCCAGGACAAGACCAATGGCTGCAGAAAGCCTCTGCCAGTTGGCTCGCTCCCGCTCCAGATACCTCCGCCCGGACGGCGTCATCGAATAAAACTTGGCCCGGCGGTTATTGTCGGACTCCCCCCACCTGGCTCTGATCCATCCGCTTTGTTCGAGTCGATGCAGAGCGGGGTAAAGCGCTCCCTGATTCACCTGAAGCACGTCTCTTGATACCTGCCGGATGCGTTGGGCGATCCCCCAGCCGTGCATCGGTTCAAGGGCGATCGTCTTGAGAATCAAAAGGTCCAGCGTGCCTTGGACCAAATCGGTCGG from the Terriglobia bacterium genome contains:
- a CDS encoding ABC transporter permease: MMRWLYKLPLRFRSLFRRNCVEQELTDELRFHLEKQIEAHVSQGMPPEDARRTALRELGGIEQHKEECRDMRRMNLIVDLMRDLRFAGRLLRRNPSFTSVAVLALALGIGANTAIFSVVNAVMLQRMPYEDPDHLVMVWEQSPQTGKTNVVNPVNFLDWQARNHSFERIAALVETGASLADEGEPEQVNRLIVSDGFFQILGVKPILGRWFTRSEDTPGNDNVAILGEGLWRRRYAADPNVFGRRIRINNRNTTIVGVMPADFRFPFTKADLWQPMALDRATLLSLGLGRYLLTVARLRDGVTVAGAQADMDMLMPQLRRERPDFNSKWEIRVVSLREQVIGDVRTPLLVLFGAVGLVLLIACANVANLMLMRAAGRGREIAVRAAMGAGVLRIARQLLVESTLIAAIGGTLGLLIGIWSMNALVAALPDTITYVNLKTIRIDTTVFLFTTALSLATGILFGLAPAFKAARTDVQDALRNAGCRVTVGRSFGRNALVVVEVALTMMMLVCAGLLIRSFACLTSVNPGFDAPHVLSMQLSEQGRFRTAQEFLNFNSRMLECVRAVPGVQAAGTSHFLPLGRSIPGTGFWRADHPRPRHGEEPMTEVLCVMPGYFAAMTIPLQSGRVFTERDRKGAPLAVVINRTLAHEFYRGEDPIGKRLYIQWDYPNDTYEIVGIVGDVHQNSMDKDPKPGVFLSTLQHPTSPVYLVIRSSGDPTILARTIQAEIHALDRDIPISDVKTMEDYVSESVAAPRFNTILLGGFAALALVLAAVGIFGVVSYSVAQRTREMGIRRALGADTESVMGLVLAQGMRLALAGLAIGLAGAYGLTRLMGTLLFGITPTDPATLAGVAGLLMVVAFVASYLPARRAAKVDPMVALRCE
- a CDS encoding PadR family transcriptional regulator gives rise to the protein MSKPTDLVQGTLDLLILKTIALEPMHGWGIAQRIRQVSRDVLQVNQGALYPALHRLEQSGWIRARWGESDNNRRAKFYSMTPSGRRYLERERANWQRLSAAIGLVLETM